One genomic region from Hemitrygon akajei unplaced genomic scaffold, sHemAka1.3 Scf000172, whole genome shotgun sequence encodes:
- the LOC140724189 gene encoding NACHT, LRR and PYD domains-containing protein 12-like isoform X1: MRQGSSSGGAPVTSTSGKDTGPSSVITELLASWNDIQLLQLTDFYWDRLEQAMEGGVHGVSLALTAENQFSGEEHRKISDLADKGERADSSKPLLSLVMEKGSRARRVMWETFVKMRNGVPKFDKILKEIQEHGCVPVHRPVLEIPRGLKDVQQKHKETLRAQTETLRVNTILMREKVKVFQLVDRYAELTVISTVRDRRLVEHELLARGRHHEEWREKHLRGELEKIRTDQLFQSSFSRSKSKSGSSAAVAGVPGIGKTTMVQKIVYDWATGKIYQLFQFVFSFKFRDLNSMNCRINLRELILDQYPYFGNFLREVWKNPQGLLLIFDGLDEFKHRIDFADSRRDTEPKHQCPDPEWWCEVSDIVYSLIQGKLLPRC; this comes from the exons ATGCGTCAAGGTTCAAGCAGTGGAGGAGCTCCAGTGACGTCAACATCAGGAAAGGACACGG gtccgagctcagtgatcaccgagctcctggcaaGCTGGAATGATATCCAGCTGCTGCAGTTAACAGACTTTTACtgggacaggctggagcaggcgatggaaggaggggtgcacggagtgagcctggcgttaacggccgagaatcagttcagtggagaggaacatcgg aaaatctctgatctcgctgataagggagagcgggcggacagttctaaacccctcctgagcctggtgatggagaaaggctcccgcgcccggagggtgatgtgggaaacctttgtCAAAATGAGGAATGGTGTCCCAAAGTTtgacaaaatactgaaagaaatacaggaacaTG GTTGTGTTCCGGTCCATCGACCAGTACTGGAGATTCCCAGGGGGCTGAAAG atgttcaacagaaacacaaggagactctgcgggcacaaactgaaacactgagagtgaacacgatcctgatgagggagaaggtgaaggttttccagctggttgatcgatacgctgagctcacggtcatttctactgttcgagatcggagactggtggaacatgagctgctggcaagaggcagacaccacgaggagtggagagagaaacatctccgcGGAGAGCTGGAgaaaatccggactgatcagttgttccagagcagcttttcccggagtaaatccaaatctgggagttcggccGCAGTGGctggagtcccggggatcggaaaaacaacaatggtacaaaagattgtttacgactgggccacggggaaaatataccaactgttccagtttgtcttcagtttcaaattccgggatttaaactccatgAACTGCcgaataaacctgagggaactcATTCTAGATCAGTATCCTTATTTTGGGAAtttcctgagagaggtctggaagaacccacaGGGATTGCTGCTTATATTCGATGGgttggatgaattcaaacacagaatagattttgctgacagtcggagagatacagaacccaagcaccagtgcccagatcccgagtggtggtgtgaagtgtcggacattgtgtacagtttaatccagggcaagctgctcccacgGTGTTGA
- the LOC140724189 gene encoding NACHT, LRR and PYD domains-containing protein 12-like isoform X2: MKISDLADKGERADSSKPLLSLVMEKGSRARRVMWETFVKMRNGVPKFDKILKEIQEHGCVPVHRPVLEIPRGLKDVQQKHKETLRAQTETLRVNTILMREKVKVFQLVDRYAELTVISTVRDRRLVEHELLARGRHHEEWREKHLRGELEKIRTDQLFQSSFSRSKSKSGSSAAVAGVPGIGKTTMVQKIVYDWATGKIYQLFQFVFSFKFRDLNSMNCRINLRELILDQYPYFGNFLREVWKNPQGLLLIFDGLDEFKHRIDFADSRRDTEPKHQCPDPEWWCEVSDIVYSLIQGKLLPRC, from the exons ATG aaaatctctgatctcgctgataagggagagcgggcggacagttctaaacccctcctgagcctggtgatggagaaaggctcccgcgcccggagggtgatgtgggaaacctttgtCAAAATGAGGAATGGTGTCCCAAAGTTtgacaaaatactgaaagaaatacaggaacaTG GTTGTGTTCCGGTCCATCGACCAGTACTGGAGATTCCCAGGGGGCTGAAAG atgttcaacagaaacacaaggagactctgcgggcacaaactgaaacactgagagtgaacacgatcctgatgagggagaaggtgaaggttttccagctggttgatcgatacgctgagctcacggtcatttctactgttcgagatcggagactggtggaacatgagctgctggcaagaggcagacaccacgaggagtggagagagaaacatctccgcGGAGAGCTGGAgaaaatccggactgatcagttgttccagagcagcttttcccggagtaaatccaaatctgggagttcggccGCAGTGGctggagtcccggggatcggaaaaacaacaatggtacaaaagattgtttacgactgggccacggggaaaatataccaactgttccagtttgtcttcagtttcaaattccgggatttaaactccatgAACTGCcgaataaacctgagggaactcATTCTAGATCAGTATCCTTATTTTGGGAAtttcctgagagaggtctggaagaacccacaGGGATTGCTGCTTATATTCGATGGgttggatgaattcaaacacagaatagattttgctgacagtcggagagatacagaacccaagcaccagtgcccagatcccgagtggtggtgtgaagtgtcggacattgtgtacagtttaatccagggcaagctgctcccacgGTGTTGA